A stretch of Gemmatimonadaceae bacterium DNA encodes these proteins:
- a CDS encoding phenylacetate--CoA ligase family protein, with protein MIGRLRTLGTLWRNRTLAPEQLEALQLRKFQAVVEAARREVPFYRDLYAAAGIEPGMPRTINDVRGLPIVTKAQMRAAGPEALVSTRPASPRRVTMHTSGTTGEPLNIPLAPADAQIRSLVDFRGLLSLGFRPWDTLVTVGPGYQRATAWQERLGVFRTIVIPGALPLDEQVQRLRLARPTVLWCYASELGALLRHPDRPLRDVTPRFVIVSGASLDASVRRAAETELSCEVFVSYACMEAGRIAIQCPSNNDLHVNADHLFMEIRQGNQAAPWGEVGEVVLTTLNQSTMPFIRYHVGDRTAWTRAACTCGSTLPTIRAPEGRQETLLRFPGGEVQSPTRWFLILRELDVVGRYVVIQEALDWMRVEIVPTRPWNAGEQDALNQRLRVGLPSSVRLDLDTVERLHEQPGKLRQMISKLPVP; from the coding sequence GTGATCGGCCGACTGCGCACACTCGGCACGCTCTGGCGCAACCGGACACTGGCACCCGAACAGTTGGAGGCGCTGCAGCTGCGCAAGTTCCAGGCGGTCGTCGAGGCGGCGCGGCGCGAGGTGCCATTCTACCGCGACCTGTACGCGGCGGCGGGCATCGAGCCGGGTATGCCGCGCACGATCAACGACGTGCGTGGGCTTCCCATCGTGACCAAGGCACAGATGCGTGCGGCGGGTCCGGAAGCGCTGGTATCGACCCGGCCGGCCTCACCGCGTCGCGTGACCATGCACACCAGCGGCACGACGGGCGAGCCCCTCAACATTCCCCTGGCCCCCGCGGATGCGCAGATACGCAGCCTCGTGGATTTCCGCGGATTGCTCTCGCTGGGATTTCGTCCGTGGGACACACTGGTGACAGTCGGCCCAGGCTACCAGCGCGCAACGGCATGGCAGGAGCGGCTGGGAGTGTTTCGCACCATTGTGATTCCCGGTGCACTGCCCCTCGACGAACAGGTGCAACGCCTTCGTCTCGCGCGGCCAACGGTTCTTTGGTGCTACGCATCGGAGCTGGGCGCCCTGCTGCGCCATCCGGACCGGCCCCTGCGGGACGTAACGCCACGGTTCGTGATCGTCTCCGGGGCGTCGCTGGACGCATCCGTTCGGCGTGCCGCAGAGACCGAGCTGTCCTGCGAGGTGTTCGTATCCTATGCCTGCATGGAGGCGGGGCGCATCGCGATCCAGTGCCCTTCGAATAACGATCTACACGTCAATGCCGACCACCTGTTCATGGAGATCAGGCAGGGAAATCAGGCGGCGCCGTGGGGTGAGGTTGGCGAGGTCGTCCTCACCACGCTCAACCAGTCGACCATGCCGTTCATTCGATACCACGTGGGTGATCGCACCGCATGGACGCGCGCGGCGTGTACCTGCGGGAGCACACTGCCGACGATTCGCGCCCCCGAGGGTCGTCAGGAGACGCTGTTGCGGTTCCCCGGTGGCGAGGTACAGTCACCAACGCGCTGGTTCCTCATCCTGCGGGAACTGGACGTCGTCGGCCGCTACGTCGTCATCCAGGAGGCGCTCGACTGGATGCGTGTGGAGATCGTGCCCACGCGACCGTGGAACGCGGGCGAACAAGACGCGCTGAACCAACGACTGCGGGTCGGGCTTCCGTCGTCGGTGCGCCTGGATCTCGACACCGTTGAGCGATTGCATGAGCAGCCCGGTAAGTTGCGCCAGATGATCTCAAAGCTTCCAGTACCCTGA
- a CDS encoding sigma-70 family RNA polymerase sigma factor — translation MTSPFRSLRIVRDESPASEPPAREPDASIPDAEVSRALSDLLARFDAFIRRTASRHGLAGQDVDDVVQDLRVRVWKSFGTAELIRRAKPTYMYRVAVSASLDIIRRRRAVKSSATALDDVHPSALVDDRASADARLAASELGRAVHEALGMLAESRRGVVRMYLSGYDRFEIADLLGWTEGKTRNLLYRGLDDLRHVLASRGITRESL, via the coding sequence ATGACGTCACCGTTTCGATCCCTCCGTATCGTACGTGACGAGTCCCCGGCAAGCGAGCCGCCAGCGCGCGAACCAGATGCGTCGATACCTGACGCCGAGGTCTCGCGAGCACTCAGCGACCTGCTGGCGCGTTTCGACGCCTTCATTCGGCGCACCGCGTCGCGACACGGACTGGCCGGCCAGGACGTCGACGATGTGGTTCAGGATTTGCGCGTGCGCGTCTGGAAGTCATTCGGAACGGCCGAACTGATTCGCCGCGCGAAGCCCACGTACATGTATCGCGTGGCCGTTTCGGCATCACTGGACATCATCCGTCGGCGGCGCGCCGTGAAGTCGTCGGCCACGGCACTCGATGACGTCCATCCGTCAGCGCTGGTGGACGATCGGGCTTCGGCCGACGCGCGCCTCGCGGCCAGTGAATTGGGCCGCGCAGTACACGAGGCCCTTGGCATGCTGGCCGAGTCGCGCCGCGGTGTGGTGCGCATGTATTTGTCCGGGTATGACCGTTTCGAGATCGCCGACCTTCTCGGGTGGACGGAAGGAAAGACCCGCAACCTGTTGTATCGTGGTCTCGACGACCTGCGCCACGTGCTGGCGTCGCGCGGGATCACCAGGGAGAGCCTGTGA
- a CDS encoding CHAT domain-containing protein — MILALMLTGALMQGAALPEPVRIVREIQVAIDRDGGQSLERAWQLTLASRPRQPQAMLAVASYARARYRYERADSLYRLLDARGTEVGLVWRAMAQVGMAQWRALGSESARADSLFGEARATAQRADSPLVEAEAVLGLAQLRQRSHGVKAGRALLDAWWALLERPSAQDSAQRLCVIGAIDEQLGDTTGRHRIEAGAENAERLRLWRVAGNCRLSLAQSAERRGYFVGAGIQARMALAHFARIRYDVGTALASQWYGYVLVQTNVFANARVLLEQAIIAARVTRFESVEAWAHSGLAELHLALGDVGQARQHASLAAISHAARNDRWGVANSRRFEADALQASGDLPSAIGRYAEAYDAYVAAGLPLNALPALSARASAQMRLGQLDSAERTMATAASLGRTNEGARNEQTVLRAGVAMRRGQLGVADSLLRTTTTSREWRRADLRLAAITVAAREAQVALRRDRAAMADSALGAITNALDQWRRYPMNKGITASMAQLRNNWGGLADVYPDLVAQLAGRGRNAVAFDFIEHIRARDIVERSLRAAAQLRDTSAAARALRPERDAAPIVTLTELQRVLAADEAYVSFMLGLDESATTAIVVTRDSVVSRALPGRRALLPDIQVFAQLAVAGTEAIAPSKRLGTALLAPIFSAVPASVTRFTVSPDGELNRIPFDALRLPDGRFAVERATISTAPSATAWLALRTIASASGDRLIAFGNPRYPVSRPTRNARNVSLRAPAAVPFDGITLARLPFSGDEARRVARYGVHSTLLLAGEASEDALQGMDWRRVAVLHVAAHALVDPESQTGTALALTPSGTSDGFMSPGEVAQLDLHGPLVVLSACRSSGGQVLGGEGLRGLTAPFLEAGARAVVATHWSIGDRSVVPFIDRFYAAMATGLRVDDALRQAKLAAIRDGVSIADWGSYSIIGDGSMRVPLSQPLLSPIAWLRSARPSLRDATAR; from the coding sequence ATGATCCTTGCGTTGATGCTGACGGGCGCGCTCATGCAGGGTGCGGCGCTGCCCGAACCCGTTCGCATCGTGCGCGAGATTCAGGTCGCCATCGATCGGGATGGTGGACAATCGTTGGAGCGCGCGTGGCAGTTGACACTGGCCAGCCGCCCACGCCAACCGCAAGCCATGCTGGCGGTGGCCAGCTATGCGCGCGCACGCTACCGCTACGAGCGTGCCGACTCCCTGTACCGGCTCCTCGATGCTCGCGGTACGGAGGTGGGTCTGGTGTGGCGCGCCATGGCACAAGTCGGGATGGCGCAATGGCGCGCACTTGGCAGCGAATCGGCGCGCGCCGACAGCTTGTTCGGTGAGGCACGCGCGACGGCGCAGCGCGCCGACTCGCCGCTCGTAGAGGCGGAAGCCGTCCTGGGATTGGCGCAGTTGCGGCAGCGATCGCACGGCGTGAAGGCGGGACGGGCACTCCTCGATGCATGGTGGGCGTTGCTGGAACGGCCAAGCGCACAGGACAGCGCGCAGCGACTGTGCGTCATCGGTGCCATCGATGAGCAGCTGGGGGATACCACGGGTCGGCACCGCATCGAAGCCGGCGCCGAAAACGCCGAACGACTCAGACTGTGGCGCGTCGCCGGGAACTGCCGTTTGTCGCTCGCGCAGTCTGCGGAGCGCCGGGGATACTTCGTCGGCGCGGGTATACAGGCACGAATGGCGCTCGCACACTTCGCGCGCATTCGCTATGACGTGGGGACCGCGCTGGCCAGTCAGTGGTACGGGTACGTCCTCGTCCAGACGAACGTGTTCGCCAACGCGCGTGTGCTGCTCGAGCAGGCCATCATTGCGGCGCGCGTGACACGTTTCGAGTCGGTGGAGGCCTGGGCGCACTCGGGTTTGGCCGAGTTGCATCTGGCATTGGGCGACGTGGGACAGGCCCGTCAGCACGCGTCCTTGGCGGCGATCTCGCACGCCGCCCGCAACGACCGGTGGGGCGTTGCCAATTCCCGACGCTTCGAGGCTGACGCGCTGCAAGCGTCAGGTGATTTGCCGAGCGCAATCGGGAGATACGCGGAGGCGTATGATGCCTATGTCGCTGCGGGTCTGCCGCTCAACGCACTGCCCGCGCTCTCGGCACGCGCCAGCGCGCAGATGCGTCTGGGTCAACTTGACAGTGCCGAGCGTACGATGGCGACGGCGGCAAGCCTTGGCCGGACGAACGAGGGCGCTCGCAACGAGCAGACCGTGCTGCGCGCCGGCGTGGCGATGCGCCGAGGACAGTTGGGCGTGGCTGACTCGTTGCTTCGTACCACCACCACGTCGCGCGAGTGGCGACGCGCCGATCTGCGGCTCGCGGCGATCACGGTCGCGGCGCGCGAAGCACAGGTCGCGCTGCGTCGCGATCGAGCCGCGATGGCCGATTCGGCACTGGGCGCGATCACCAACGCCCTTGATCAGTGGCGTCGGTACCCGATGAACAAGGGCATCACGGCGTCGATGGCGCAGCTGCGGAACAACTGGGGCGGATTGGCGGATGTGTACCCGGATCTCGTTGCCCAACTCGCCGGCCGCGGCCGAAACGCCGTAGCCTTCGACTTCATCGAACACATTCGTGCGCGTGACATTGTGGAACGATCCCTGCGCGCGGCAGCGCAACTGCGTGACACCAGCGCCGCAGCGCGCGCGTTGCGCCCCGAACGCGATGCCGCACCGATCGTCACGCTGACAGAATTGCAGCGCGTCCTTGCGGCTGATGAGGCCTATGTGTCGTTCATGCTGGGGCTCGACGAATCGGCGACCACCGCCATCGTCGTCACCCGCGACTCCGTCGTGAGTCGAGCCCTTCCGGGACGACGGGCGCTCCTGCCGGATATCCAGGTCTTTGCGCAACTGGCGGTCGCGGGAACCGAGGCCATTGCGCCGAGCAAGCGACTGGGGACGGCGCTGTTGGCGCCAATCTTTTCTGCCGTGCCGGCCAGCGTGACGCGGTTCACCGTGTCGCCAGACGGCGAATTGAATCGCATTCCGTTCGATGCCCTGCGTCTGCCCGATGGACGCTTCGCGGTGGAACGCGCCACGATCTCCACCGCGCCGTCGGCCACTGCATGGCTGGCACTCCGCACGATCGCCAGTGCGTCCGGCGATCGACTGATCGCGTTCGGCAATCCGCGCTATCCGGTATCCCGGCCGACACGCAACGCGCGCAACGTGTCCCTTCGGGCACCCGCTGCCGTTCCGTTCGATGGCATCACGCTGGCCCGACTGCCGTTCTCCGGGGATGAAGCGCGACGCGTCGCACGATACGGGGTGCACAGTACCCTGCTGCTGGCTGGCGAGGCGAGCGAGGACGCCCTGCAGGGAATGGACTGGCGTCGTGTCGCGGTGCTGCATGTGGCGGCGCACGCTTTGGTGGATCCGGAAAGCCAGACCGGTACGGCACTGGCGCTTACGCCCAGTGGGACGTCTGACGGATTCATGTCGCCGGGGGAGGTCGCCCAACTGGACTTGCACGGCCCGTTGGTCGTCTTGTCAGCCTGCCGGTCGTCAGGGGGGCAAGTGCTGGGCGGCGAGGGGCTGCGCGGACTGACCGCCCCGTTTCTCGAGGCGGGCGCGCGGGCGGTGGTCGCTACGCACTGGTCCATTGGTGATCGCAGCGTCGTGCCCTTCATCGATCGGTTCTACGCGGCGATGGCCACCGGTCTGCGCGTCGATGATGCGCTGCGTCAGGCAAAACTCGCCGCGATCCGTGACGGCGTCAGCATTGCGGATTGGGGGAGCTACTCGATCATCGGCGACGGGTCCATGCGCGTCCCGCTCTCGCAGCCGTTGCTGTCACCGATTGCGTGGCTGCGCAGCGCCAGACCGTCGTTGCGCGACGCTACGGCGCGGTAA
- a CDS encoding class I SAM-dependent methyltransferase, translating to MDAVWERMAAADTPSWYLHPLVAQQKREVHLAWIRRWQWQLRPGLVLKTDLFEDAFGDDTLLPALLADGQRIVGIDWLPPVVRRAAQRFRGAALLPLAADCRSLPLASASVAAVLSPSTLDHFPSPADFDQSIAELARVIEPGGLLLITLDNPHNPLYWALRLLSRAGWTPFPIGYTPAPSTLDRRLQAEGFEVLGREWLVHNPRLVTTALFVTLQKLLGRRADPLVAMLLSLFDMLGGLPTRSITACFVATCARARDTGNR from the coding sequence ATGGATGCCGTATGGGAACGCATGGCGGCAGCCGACACGCCATCCTGGTACCTGCATCCTCTGGTCGCGCAACAGAAGCGCGAGGTGCACCTGGCCTGGATACGGCGGTGGCAGTGGCAGCTCCGGCCAGGGCTGGTGCTCAAGACAGACCTGTTCGAGGATGCGTTCGGCGACGACACGCTGCTGCCGGCATTGCTCGCTGATGGCCAGCGCATCGTGGGCATCGACTGGTTGCCGCCGGTCGTTCGTCGCGCGGCGCAGCGGTTTCGCGGCGCGGCGCTGCTGCCACTCGCGGCGGACTGTCGATCACTGCCCCTGGCGTCCGCCTCGGTCGCGGCCGTGCTGTCACCGTCCACGCTCGATCACTTTCCGTCGCCTGCCGATTTCGACCAGTCCATAGCGGAACTCGCGCGCGTGATCGAGCCGGGCGGCCTGCTGCTCATCACGCTCGACAATCCGCATAACCCGCTGTACTGGGCGTTGCGCCTGCTCAGTCGCGCGGGATGGACGCCCTTTCCGATCGGCTACACGCCCGCTCCCTCCACGCTCGATCGGCGGCTGCAAGCGGAAGGCTTCGAAGTGCTGGGACGTGAGTGGCTGGTGCACAATCCGCGGCTGGTGACGACGGCCCTGTTTGTCACGCTGCAGAAGCTGCTGGGGCGGCGTGCCGACCCGCTGGTAGCGATGCTGCTGTCGTTGTTCGACATGTTGGGCGGGTTGCCGACGAGGTCGATCACGGCGTGCTTCGTAGCCACCTGCGCGCGAGCGCGTGACACAGGGAATCGTTAG